In Pseudomonas rhizosphaerae, one DNA window encodes the following:
- the motD gene encoding flagellar motor protein MotD — MARRRRIEEPENHERWLVSYADFITLLFAFFVVMYSISSVNEGKYKVLSQALVGVFNDPDRSMRPIPIGEERPLTTRAAQPLVTDSEQTQAAIDEAVDPLQTIANDVRQAFGDLIASDQLTVRGNELWIEIELKSSLLFGSGDAMPSDMAFSIVDKVATILKPFDNPVHVEGFTDNLPISTAQYPTNWELSTARAASIVRMMAMEGINPRRMAAVGYGEFQPVASNATADGRGRNRRVVLVISRNLDVRRSITSSGSANAQPDAALRRAGTQTALTPLTVPSAAGSVKSPPPGPSPEASLSR, encoded by the coding sequence ATGGCCCGTCGTCGACGCATTGAAGAGCCGGAAAATCACGAGCGTTGGCTGGTGTCGTACGCCGACTTCATTACCTTGCTGTTTGCGTTCTTCGTGGTGATGTATTCGATCTCGTCGGTCAATGAAGGCAAGTACAAGGTGCTTTCGCAAGCATTGGTCGGGGTGTTCAACGATCCGGACCGCAGTATGAGGCCCATCCCGATTGGCGAGGAACGACCTTTGACGACGCGTGCGGCGCAGCCTCTGGTGACTGACAGCGAGCAAACACAGGCGGCCATCGACGAAGCGGTCGATCCGCTGCAGACCATCGCCAACGATGTGCGCCAGGCATTCGGCGACCTGATCGCTTCGGATCAACTGACCGTGCGCGGCAACGAGCTGTGGATCGAGATCGAACTCAAGTCCAGCCTGCTGTTCGGCAGCGGCGATGCCATGCCCAGCGACATGGCGTTCTCGATCGTCGACAAGGTCGCGACCATTCTCAAGCCGTTCGACAACCCGGTGCATGTCGAGGGTTTCACCGACAACCTGCCCATCAGCACGGCGCAGTACCCGACCAACTGGGAGCTGTCGACCGCTCGCGCGGCGAGCATCGTGCGCATGATGGCCATGGAAGGGATCAATCCACGGCGCATGGCCGCAGTCGGCTATGGCGAATTCCAACCCGTGGCCAGCAACGCCACCGCCGACGGGCGAGGGCGCAACCGTCGGGTGGTGCTGGTGATCTCGCGCAACCTTGATGTGCGTCGCAGCATCACCAGTTCAGGCAGCGCCAATGCGCAGCCGGATGCAGCGTTGCGCCGGGCTGGCACACAAACTGCACTGACGCCGCTAACAGTGCCGTCGGCGGCTGGCTCTGTCAAAAGTCCGCCGCCCGGCCCATCACCCGAAGCCTCACTATCTCGGTAG
- a CDS encoding ParA family protein — MRVWAVANQKGGVGKTTTSIALAGLLAEAGKRVVVVDLDPHGSMTSYFGHNPDELAHSCFDLFLHKGAVPAGLAQQLLLPTGEANVSLLPSSTALATLERQQPGQSGLGLVIAKTLAQLWQDFDYAVIDSPPLLGVLMVNALAASQQLVIPVQTEHLAVKGLERMVSTLTMINRSRRQALPYSIIPTLFDRRTQASLSTLRTLRDDYPQHIWPGYIPVDTRLRDASRAGQTPSRFDGKSRGVVAYRALLKHLLAQQLVAQVA; from the coding sequence ATGAGAGTCTGGGCAGTAGCCAATCAGAAAGGCGGGGTCGGCAAGACCACCACCTCGATCGCCTTGGCGGGTTTGCTGGCCGAGGCAGGCAAGCGTGTGGTTGTGGTCGATCTCGATCCCCACGGTTCGATGACCAGCTATTTCGGACACAACCCGGACGAGCTGGCCCACAGCTGTTTCGACCTGTTCCTGCACAAGGGCGCCGTGCCCGCAGGCCTGGCGCAGCAACTGCTGCTGCCGACCGGTGAGGCCAATGTCTCGCTGCTGCCGTCGAGTACCGCACTGGCCACTCTGGAGCGCCAGCAACCGGGGCAAAGCGGGCTGGGCCTGGTGATCGCCAAGACGCTGGCGCAACTGTGGCAGGATTTCGACTACGCGGTGATCGACAGCCCGCCGTTGCTGGGCGTGCTCATGGTCAATGCATTGGCGGCCAGCCAGCAGCTGGTGATTCCGGTGCAGACCGAGCACTTGGCGGTCAAAGGCCTGGAACGCATGGTCAGTACCTTGACCATGATCAACCGTTCGCGCCGGCAGGCCCTGCCGTACAGCATCATCCCGACCCTGTTCGACCGTCGTACCCAGGCTTCGCTGAGCACCTTGCGCACCCTGCGCGACGACTACCCGCAGCACATATGGCCGGGGTACATCCCGGTGGACACCCGTCTGCGCGATGCCAGCCGGGCCGGACAGACACCCTCGCGCTTCGACGGCAAGAGCCGTGGCGTGGTCGCCTATCGTGCCTTGCTCAAGCATTTGCTGGCCCAACAACTCGTCGCGCAGGTAGCCTGA
- a CDS encoding chemotaxis protein CheW produces MNRPVDIAQRPQVALQSYLDGLLQEATEAFEAHELDLGLDRLDEFQAAVLEEQARDAVSLQPSPLPGPVPLIPAPVQTSTPAPVADPQPQAEPALVAPVVEVHLPAAGPRPLLAALDGRPSWADEPFECLLFDVAGLTLAVPLVCLGSIYALAGQTLTPLFGQPDWFLGILPSNSGNLKVLDTARWVMPDRYRDDFRQGLQYVISVQGYEWGLAVHQVSRSLRLDPSEIKWRSQRGQRPWLAGTVIEHMCALLDVAELAELIASGGARHLHAVTSAPGKPAATTTTKN; encoded by the coding sequence ATGAACCGTCCCGTCGACATTGCCCAGCGGCCCCAGGTGGCGTTGCAGTCCTACCTGGACGGCCTGTTGCAAGAAGCCACCGAGGCGTTCGAAGCACATGAGCTCGATCTGGGCCTGGACAGGCTCGACGAGTTCCAGGCTGCCGTTCTCGAAGAGCAGGCACGCGATGCCGTCAGCCTGCAGCCATCACCATTGCCAGGCCCGGTGCCATTGATACCAGCACCGGTGCAGACGTCGACACCCGCGCCCGTTGCCGATCCACAGCCGCAGGCCGAGCCCGCGCTGGTCGCCCCCGTGGTCGAAGTCCATCTGCCGGCCGCCGGCCCGCGGCCGCTGCTGGCCGCACTCGACGGCCGGCCCAGTTGGGCCGACGAGCCGTTCGAGTGCTTGCTGTTCGACGTCGCCGGGTTGACCCTGGCGGTTCCGCTGGTGTGCCTGGGCTCGATCTATGCGCTGGCCGGTCAGACCCTGACGCCGCTGTTCGGCCAACCGGACTGGTTTCTCGGCATCCTGCCCAGCAACAGTGGCAACCTCAAAGTGCTCGATACCGCGCGCTGGGTCATGCCCGATCGCTACCGCGACGATTTTCGCCAGGGTTTGCAGTATGTGATTTCGGTGCAAGGTTACGAGTGGGGCCTGGCCGTGCATCAGGTCAGCCGCTCGTTGCGCCTGGATCCCAGCGAGATCAAGTGGCGCAGCCAGCGCGGCCAGCGGCCCTGGCTGGCAGGAACCGTCATCGAACACATGTGTGCGCTGCTGGACGTCGCCGAGCTGGCCGAGCTGATCGCCAGCGGTGGCGCGCGGCATCTGCACGCGGTCACCTCGGCGCCGGGCAAGCCTGCCGCCACAACCACCACCAAGAATTGA
- a CDS encoding chemotaxis protein CheW, whose amino-acid sequence MKKSSAQGSEDPILQWVTFRLDNETYGINVMQVQEVLRYTEIAPVPGAPSYVLGIINLRGNVVTVIDTRQRFGLDSSDVSDNTRIVIIEADKQVVGILVDSVAEVVYLRQSEVETAPNVGNDESAKFIQGVCNKNGELLILVELDKMMSEEEWSELENI is encoded by the coding sequence ATGAAGAAGTCGTCCGCCCAAGGTTCCGAAGATCCGATCCTGCAGTGGGTCACCTTCCGTCTGGACAATGAAACCTACGGCATCAATGTGATGCAGGTGCAGGAGGTGTTGCGCTACACCGAGATCGCGCCGGTGCCCGGTGCACCCAGCTACGTGCTGGGTATCATCAACCTGCGCGGCAACGTGGTCACCGTGATCGATACGCGTCAGCGCTTCGGCCTGGACTCCAGCGACGTCAGCGATAACACGCGTATCGTCATCATCGAGGCCGACAAGCAGGTGGTGGGGATTCTGGTCGACAGCGTGGCCGAGGTCGTCTACTTGCGCCAGTCTGAGGTCGAGACTGCGCCCAACGTCGGTAACGACGAGTCGGCCAAGTTCATCCAGGGTGTGTGCAACAAGAATGGCGAGTTGCTGATTCTGGTGGAGCTGGACAAGATGATGTCCGAGGAAGAGTGGTCCGAACTGGAGAACATCTGA
- a CDS encoding DUF2802 domain-containing protein — protein MIFEVAVVLLAVLWVGTVSLFLSYQKGQRQLAAEQAAGDALRDQRLRELTKRLDDYQNLNVRLGDALHELRAVVGPLPEKLAQLEQRDPGSLSFAQAGKLVAMGASVDELTQACGLTQAEAELMSKLHRG, from the coding sequence TTGATCTTTGAGGTTGCTGTCGTCCTGCTGGCAGTGCTGTGGGTCGGAACGGTCTCGCTGTTCCTGTCCTATCAGAAAGGCCAGCGCCAGTTGGCCGCCGAACAGGCGGCTGGCGATGCGCTGCGTGACCAGCGACTGCGCGAGCTGACCAAGCGCCTGGACGACTATCAGAATCTCAACGTGCGCCTGGGGGATGCGCTGCACGAGTTGCGCGCCGTGGTGGGGCCATTGCCGGAGAAGCTGGCCCAACTCGAGCAACGCGACCCTGGCAGTTTGTCGTTCGCCCAGGCGGGCAAGCTGGTGGCCATGGGCGCCTCGGTGGATGAACTGACCCAGGCGTGCGGCCTGACCCAAGCTGAAGCCGAGCTGATGAGCAAACTGCACCGTGGGTGA
- a CDS encoding dermonecrotic toxin domain-containing protein: MTDPFITAQGVQTVRDALDDYPRPDRAAADAVRKWASSRGLELNPGKVDAVTLHYQVKGQRCIARIVQKISMTQALLSNWQGESNNNLIGAALHEAWAGDPPPYPITLVDHLDEHGLFDNGAEYLVYNGLYRQVSPATFDVAHHVRIPAEDFQQFIWNLDFHRPYGQMLKTFWKDGLNRYRDAAKVNFIAACNRQVSNASLSDAGRVLAWQVAGLQTRPHAVHVACLNIYGYAATNLLCLKNTTTGLTLLYIPGNSWPFHEFADESAMKHWVAEQCKHPHTRQALESHFPPGDEADTLGFSGLNTALTGLGLYPAYHHFDPDRHPGFATSGLWTPNDTVNYRTDKYSPSIQGDLFLAMAKQQKKRSEQDADFIISTDSSVTKEKWRGYLDSAVNTLAPIAMVVPELAPVFALGGLAELGLGLDRALNAKTLAQRADGAIDAAWGLLNAEPLLHMPLPKRPAIFRVKRLEFVPPSRVNGQIGYPLSPLNAPHLPPIEPILETAFSLPHAVPPVAGARQDIADAVVRVPSYNGKHDLLECEIDGYMADVHYDLERNAFIQSMHLNDIDPPYYVPSQSGERSLVKLEDPERPVTDEQRMETLRALGVDVILPMSLAELRPPSAKPIAQKISCIWVGNKVISPQLLENVGRNDALLRNSNYAYRLFLSTTSPSVYARNVELLAAHAPTLEVIPLESQPLYEEFQRSPYYAQYKAAIDGNGGVASNFSSASDVLRYRLLYNEGGLYMDLDDVILPPGQKTPMYQTSVPIDSVPLRTSHRGLIVGLPMSNETLGMNTQYNGSMIGSHPGNPTLNAISDTIRQRFEAQPDFYNSRPDPSDDPAGFQRYAIALNHISGPKALTDTIRERLLELAQYCEVWNMIALPLRNQAATIDWSEVMEAYQALTPLSKFSRVGSTASWMHT; encoded by the coding sequence ACAACCTGATCGGCGCGGCCCTGCATGAAGCCTGGGCGGGCGATCCGCCCCCCTACCCCATCACGCTGGTCGACCATCTGGACGAACACGGCCTGTTCGACAACGGCGCCGAGTACCTGGTGTACAACGGCCTGTACCGACAGGTCTCGCCGGCCACCTTCGATGTGGCGCATCACGTCCGCATTCCAGCCGAAGATTTCCAGCAGTTCATCTGGAATCTGGATTTCCACCGCCCCTATGGGCAGATGCTCAAGACGTTTTGGAAAGACGGGCTGAATCGCTACCGCGATGCCGCGAAGGTCAACTTCATTGCGGCCTGCAACCGGCAGGTCAGCAACGCGAGCCTGAGCGATGCCGGGCGCGTGCTGGCCTGGCAGGTGGCCGGTCTGCAGACACGACCGCATGCCGTGCATGTGGCATGCCTGAACATCTACGGCTACGCAGCCACCAACCTGCTGTGCCTGAAGAACACCACTACGGGGCTGACCCTGTTGTACATACCGGGCAACAGCTGGCCATTCCACGAATTCGCCGACGAATCGGCGATGAAGCACTGGGTCGCCGAGCAGTGCAAGCACCCACACACCCGTCAGGCGCTGGAAAGCCACTTCCCGCCGGGTGACGAAGCCGACACTCTGGGCTTCAGTGGCTTGAACACGGCGTTGACCGGGTTGGGCCTGTACCCGGCCTATCACCATTTCGACCCTGACCGACATCCCGGTTTTGCTACCAGCGGCTTATGGACGCCCAATGACACCGTCAATTACCGCACCGACAAATACAGCCCGTCCATTCAGGGCGACCTGTTCCTGGCCATGGCCAAGCAACAGAAAAAGCGCAGTGAACAAGACGCCGACTTCATCATCAGCACCGACAGTTCGGTGACCAAGGAAAAATGGCGCGGCTACCTTGACTCGGCGGTCAATACACTGGCACCTATCGCGATGGTGGTGCCTGAACTGGCGCCGGTTTTCGCACTGGGCGGGTTGGCCGAACTGGGCCTGGGCCTGGACCGCGCGCTCAATGCCAAGACCTTGGCACAGCGGGCCGACGGCGCGATAGACGCTGCATGGGGCTTGCTCAACGCCGAACCCCTGTTGCATATGCCACTGCCGAAAAGACCAGCGATCTTCCGCGTGAAACGTCTGGAGTTCGTGCCTCCCTCGCGGGTCAATGGCCAGATCGGCTACCCCTTGAGCCCGCTGAACGCCCCACATCTGCCGCCTATCGAACCTATCCTGGAAACCGCGTTCAGTCTGCCCCACGCCGTGCCGCCTGTGGCCGGTGCTCGTCAAGACATCGCAGATGCGGTCGTCAGGGTGCCCAGCTACAACGGCAAGCATGACCTTCTCGAGTGCGAGATCGATGGATACATGGCAGATGTGCACTACGACCTGGAGCGCAATGCATTCATCCAGAGCATGCATCTGAATGACATCGATCCGCCATACTATGTGCCTAGTCAGTCAGGCGAACGGTCTCTGGTAAAACTCGAAGACCCAGAACGCCCCGTTACCGATGAACAACGCATGGAAACACTGCGCGCCTTGGGCGTGGACGTGATACTGCCCATGAGCCTCGCCGAACTGCGTCCGCCAAGTGCCAAACCCATTGCGCAGAAAATCTCGTGCATCTGGGTGGGCAACAAGGTCATCAGCCCCCAACTCCTGGAAAACGTGGGTCGCAACGACGCCCTGCTGCGCAACTCCAATTACGCGTATCGTCTGTTTCTCTCCACGACTTCGCCAAGTGTCTATGCTCGCAACGTCGAACTGCTGGCCGCGCATGCTCCAACCCTCGAAGTCATCCCGCTCGAATCTCAACCACTGTACGAGGAGTTTCAGCGAAGCCCCTATTACGCCCAGTACAAAGCAGCCATAGACGGCAACGGCGGTGTGGCTTCCAACTTCTCATCGGCATCGGACGTACTGCGCTATCGGCTGCTCTACAACGAAGGGGGGCTGTACATGGATCTGGACGATGTCATCCTGCCGCCGGGGCAAAAGACTCCAATGTACCAAACGTCGGTGCCCATCGATTCGGTGCCGTTACGCACCTCGCACCGAGGCTTGATTGTGGGCTTGCCGATGTCCAATGAAACCTTGGGCATGAACACTCAATATAACGGCAGCATGATCGGCAGTCATCCGGGCAACCCCACCCTGAACGCGATATCGGACACCATTCGCCAGCGTTTCGAGGCGCAACCGGACTTCTACAACAGCCGTCCGGATCCCTCTGACGACCCTGCAGGGTTTCAACGCTACGCCATTGCCCTGAACCACATAAGCGGGCCAAAAGCACTCACCGACACCATTCGTGAGCGGCTGCTGGAGCTGGCGCAGTACTGTGAGGTCTGGAACATGATTGCACTGCCCTTGCGCAATCAGGCCGCGACGATCGATTGGTCCGAAGTCATGGAAGCGTACCAGGCACTGACGCCCCTGAGTAAGTTCTCTCGGGTGGGGAGTACCGCGAGCTGGATGCACACTTGA